The following are encoded together in the Methylomonas methanica MC09 genome:
- a CDS encoding non-ribosomal peptide synthetase, with amino-acid sequence MLNNKHDCIGSTNDAAILDGAISLTEVLQRRANQHPHRTAYTFLDYSASNARSLTYEELNLQARQLASRLQRMGMQGERALLLYPPGLDYIVAFFACLYAGAIAVPAYPPSNNRHMPRLRAILDDSQAKIILTIGQVADSVRQFAGSTEDLLDRHWMQTDTLENHDATAWQAPVCHGSDLAFLQYTSGSTGDAKGVMISHDNLISNQRLIKHRFGHDERSTVVGWLPLYHDMGLIGNIMQPLYCGASAVLMSPLAFLEKPVRWLQTISDYRAHTSGGPNFAYELCTQKITPAEMDGIDLSDWQLAFNGAEPINPATLERFSRTFAGNGFQRRAFYPCYGLAEATLLATGNTKSASPKVAAFDKVGLEQRQIRPVDEQYPNVKYLVGCGAVDSRSGQNLRIVDPENNEIRADGRIGEIWLSGPGIAQGYWKNKETSQQTFVKDTGGQRWLRTGDLGFINDGELFVSGRLKDLIIIRGRNYYPHDLEYAVESATDALNPASTVAFSIDDGDSEKLIILAELKRNRIRQADYRNEFTAMRARLTEECGIQADRIVLLKPGAILKTSSGKLRRTACRERFLDRGFEYVAADGLLKENAARPAAANIDKDANERHLLRQALLSMPPTAAAGLLAERLALKAAELSGLDQDTIEPNLPLTGLGLDSLKAVEMKYFIDELLAVDIPITGLLGNATLFDTALTALKLAGSADERSAGCESVGEVADTSMSYNQQALWTRAKIDGGAGLYHMPAALRIRGELNLDALSRALAELGRRHAQLRCGFDLGADNRPLCLPLDRVALSPVRTDCSDEVQRREALRVFVDKPFDLQHGPLLRCGIFSCKDDDHILAFCAHHLIVDFRSLRVLLAELQTLYAAYLNGTPAKLPPPQASYAEFVAWQRGYLHSDAAEQDLDYWRRQLAGELPRLELPNERSRADFPSYRSDTETLNISPETLAKLKHLAAANHTTLYTLLLSIFKTLLYRYNGEADLIVGTPTLGRPKREFADLVGYFVNPVPLRTRPLGEQRFCDYLAQVNTTLLDALDHQHYPYALLAEKVLPGGAGGMAPFRTWFALHTGGEPLEAALAVGQSGVTSQWAGIAVETAILPEKPEEFDLALLCAETGQGMSATFSYRREVLTQVTVRHVLGHFQCLLHGILTEPTARLSQLPLLTVPERQRLSAWNATSLAYQKPDSIVDLFETIAECHPRRTALIFGEHPLSYAELNTRANRLAHFLSARGIGPEHRVALSMPRGADLIIGLLAILKAGAVYVPVDPNYPHERQSFLFQDAGADCLLTVQSLATTLNCGQLMKICADETHEYRAYSSANPSIKRFPTSAAYLIYTSGSTGHPKGVVVSHGNLLHSTLARSHYYSEPIGCYLLLPSFAFDSSVAGIFWSLCQGARLCLPDDRLLKEPLGLGALIERHRVTHLLTLPSLYQLLLEHVPSTSLQSLRTAIVAGEACPGTLSELHHTRLPAVELFNEYGPTEATVWCSVYRVQPTDCDATLPIGTAIANMRIHIVDAALQPVPIGVTGELLVGGDGISRGYRNRPQLTAERFVPDPFAADGGRLYRTGDRVRYRADGNIEFLGRFDQQVKIRGYRIELGEIEACLLRHPAVSSTAVIVREDVPGMKRLVAYLTGDESARQEVKIQLGESLPDYMQPSAWLWLAAMPLNANGKLDRNALPPPEHQSQDRVEFIAPRDEAEEAVAAIWREVLGVEQLGVHDDFFELGGHSLAGVQVMARVQELFAIDLPVNVLFEAATLAKFVDRMAAYQDND; translated from the coding sequence GTGTTAAATAATAAACATGATTGCATCGGTTCAACGAATGACGCGGCAATACTTGATGGCGCCATATCCCTGACGGAGGTATTACAGCGTCGCGCTAACCAACACCCGCATCGTACAGCGTATACGTTTCTCGATTACAGCGCATCAAACGCTCGTTCGCTGACCTACGAAGAATTGAATTTACAAGCAAGACAATTAGCGTCCCGCTTACAACGCATGGGCATGCAGGGCGAACGGGCGTTATTGCTATATCCGCCGGGCCTGGATTACATCGTGGCTTTTTTCGCCTGTCTCTACGCTGGCGCTATTGCCGTTCCCGCCTATCCGCCCAGCAATAATCGACATATGCCCAGACTGCGGGCCATTCTGGACGACAGCCAAGCGAAGATCATACTCACCATTGGCCAAGTAGCCGATAGCGTTCGCCAATTTGCCGGCAGCACGGAGGATTTGCTAGATAGGCACTGGATGCAAACCGATACGCTGGAGAACCATGACGCCACAGCATGGCAAGCCCCGGTATGTCACGGCTCGGATTTAGCGTTTCTGCAATACACCTCGGGCTCGACCGGTGACGCCAAAGGCGTGATGATCAGCCACGACAACTTAATCAGCAATCAGCGATTGATCAAACACAGATTCGGTCACGACGAACGATCCACGGTAGTCGGCTGGCTACCGCTTTATCATGACATGGGCTTGATCGGCAATATCATGCAGCCGCTGTATTGCGGCGCTAGTGCCGTTTTAATGTCGCCGCTGGCCTTTTTGGAAAAACCAGTGCGCTGGCTACAGACAATTAGCGATTATCGGGCCCACACCAGTGGCGGTCCAAATTTTGCCTACGAGCTGTGCACGCAAAAAATCACTCCAGCGGAAATGGATGGGATTGATCTCAGCGATTGGCAATTGGCATTTAACGGTGCCGAGCCTATCAACCCCGCGACCCTGGAGCGATTCAGCCGAACCTTTGCCGGCAACGGCTTTCAGCGCCGCGCTTTCTATCCCTGTTATGGTCTGGCGGAAGCCACCTTGTTGGCAACCGGTAATACCAAATCAGCCTCTCCGAAGGTTGCGGCATTCGATAAAGTCGGGTTGGAACAGCGACAAATCCGCCCGGTTGACGAACAGTATCCGAATGTCAAATATTTGGTCGGATGCGGCGCCGTCGACAGTCGCTCCGGGCAAAACCTGCGCATTGTCGATCCTGAGAACAATGAAATTCGCGCCGACGGTCGAATCGGAGAAATTTGGCTTAGCGGCCCGGGTATCGCTCAAGGTTATTGGAAAAATAAGGAAACCAGCCAACAGACCTTTGTGAAGGATACCGGCGGCCAACGTTGGTTGCGTACCGGCGATTTAGGCTTTATCAACGATGGCGAATTATTTGTTTCCGGTCGGCTAAAAGACCTGATCATTATCCGCGGCCGTAATTACTACCCGCACGACCTGGAATACGCCGTCGAATCGGCGACCGACGCACTGAACCCGGCCTCGACAGTAGCGTTTTCCATCGACGACGGCGATAGCGAAAAATTGATTATATTGGCCGAATTAAAGCGTAATCGGATCAGGCAAGCCGATTATCGCAACGAATTCACCGCCATGCGCGCTCGTTTGACCGAAGAATGCGGCATTCAGGCCGACCGTATCGTATTACTCAAACCCGGCGCCATTTTAAAAACCAGTAGCGGTAAACTGCGCCGCACTGCTTGCCGAGAGCGCTTTTTAGACCGGGGCTTCGAATACGTCGCCGCCGACGGCTTGCTTAAGGAGAATGCCGCGCGCCCAGCTGCGGCGAACATCGACAAGGATGCGAACGAGCGACATTTATTGCGCCAAGCCTTATTGTCGATGCCGCCAACCGCTGCCGCCGGTCTATTGGCGGAACGGCTTGCGCTCAAAGCAGCCGAGTTATCCGGACTGGACCAAGACACTATCGAACCCAATCTGCCCCTGACCGGCCTGGGCCTGGACTCGCTAAAAGCCGTGGAAATGAAATATTTCATCGACGAATTATTGGCGGTGGATATACCGATTACCGGCTTACTGGGCAATGCCACCCTGTTCGACACCGCACTAACGGCACTGAAATTGGCAGGCAGCGCCGACGAGCGATCCGCAGGGTGCGAGAGCGTCGGCGAGGTTGCGGATACGAGCATGTCGTACAACCAGCAGGCATTATGGACGCGGGCGAAAATAGACGGCGGCGCCGGGCTCTACCACATGCCGGCCGCATTGCGGATACGCGGCGAACTAAACCTCGACGCCCTGAGCCGCGCCTTGGCGGAATTAGGCCGGCGCCATGCGCAATTGCGCTGCGGCTTTGACCTGGGGGCCGATAATCGTCCGCTTTGCTTGCCGCTGGATCGAGTAGCGCTATCGCCGGTGCGGACCGACTGCAGCGACGAGGTCCAACGCAGGGAGGCCCTGCGGGTTTTCGTCGATAAACCCTTCGATCTGCAACACGGACCGCTGCTGCGATGCGGCATCTTCAGCTGCAAAGATGACGATCATATCCTGGCGTTTTGCGCCCATCACCTGATCGTCGATTTCCGGTCCTTGCGGGTGCTTCTCGCCGAATTGCAGACCTTATATGCGGCATACCTCAACGGCACACCCGCCAAATTACCGCCGCCGCAAGCCAGCTATGCCGAATTCGTCGCCTGGCAACGGGGCTATCTGCACAGCGATGCCGCCGAGCAAGACTTGGATTATTGGCGCCGGCAACTGGCAGGCGAATTGCCCAGGCTGGAGCTGCCCAACGAACGATCCCGGGCCGATTTTCCGTCATACCGTAGCGATACCGAAACGCTAAATATCTCGCCGGAAACGCTGGCCAAACTCAAACACTTGGCCGCCGCCAATCATACGACACTGTATACGCTGCTATTAAGCATCTTCAAAACCCTGCTGTACCGTTACAACGGCGAAGCCGATCTGATTGTCGGCACCCCAACCTTGGGACGGCCGAAACGGGAATTCGCCGATTTAGTCGGCTATTTCGTCAACCCGGTCCCCCTGCGCACCCGGCCGCTCGGGGAGCAGCGGTTCTGCGATTATCTGGCCCAAGTCAATACCACGCTGCTTGATGCGTTGGATCATCAACACTATCCGTACGCGTTGCTGGCAGAGAAGGTATTGCCAGGTGGAGCCGGCGGCATGGCGCCTTTCCGGACATGGTTTGCGTTGCATACCGGAGGTGAGCCGTTGGAAGCCGCACTGGCGGTCGGACAATCCGGCGTGACAAGCCAATGGGCCGGCATCGCTGTCGAAACTGCGATCTTACCCGAAAAACCAGAAGAATTCGACTTGGCCTTGCTGTGTGCGGAAACCGGACAAGGCATGAGCGCCACGTTCAGTTATCGCCGCGAAGTATTGACGCAAGTAACAGTACGGCACGTGCTGGGACATTTTCAATGCCTATTGCATGGCATCTTAACGGAGCCGACCGCGAGACTAAGCCAGTTGCCGTTATTAACCGTACCGGAACGGCAACGGCTAAGCGCCTGGAATGCCACGTCGCTCGCATATCAGAAGCCCGATAGCATTGTCGATTTGTTCGAAACGATTGCCGAATGCCATCCGCGAAGGACTGCTTTGATATTCGGAGAGCACCCTCTAAGTTATGCCGAGTTAAACACCCGGGCCAACAGACTCGCACACTTCTTGTCGGCCCGGGGTATTGGCCCGGAGCATCGTGTTGCCTTGAGCATGCCACGCGGAGCCGATTTAATAATAGGTCTATTGGCCATCTTAAAAGCCGGCGCAGTCTATGTGCCTGTCGACCCAAACTACCCGCATGAACGGCAAAGCTTTCTATTTCAAGATGCAGGCGCCGATTGCTTATTGACCGTACAGTCCTTGGCTACGACGCTGAATTGCGGCCAATTGATGAAAATCTGCGCCGACGAAACACATGAGTACCGGGCATACAGCAGCGCCAATCCCTCTATTAAACGATTTCCGACATCCGCCGCCTACCTGATATATACCTCGGGCTCGACCGGCCATCCCAAAGGCGTGGTCGTAAGTCATGGCAATCTATTGCATTCCACATTGGCCAGAAGCCATTACTATAGCGAACCGATCGGTTGTTACCTGTTATTGCCGTCGTTTGCCTTCGACAGCTCGGTGGCAGGCATATTCTGGAGTTTGTGTCAGGGTGCCCGCTTATGTTTGCCGGATGATCGCCTGTTGAAAGAGCCATTAGGTCTGGGAGCTTTAATTGAGCGTCACCGGGTGACGCATCTTTTAACCTTGCCGTCTCTGTATCAATTATTGCTGGAACATGTGCCCAGCACATCGTTACAGAGCCTACGCACCGCCATTGTCGCCGGCGAAGCCTGCCCCGGCACATTGTCCGAATTGCACCACACCCGCTTACCGGCCGTCGAATTATTCAATGAATACGGCCCGACCGAGGCTACGGTCTGGTGCAGCGTTTATCGTGTGCAACCAACTGACTGCGATGCGACGCTGCCGATAGGCACCGCCATCGCCAATATGCGTATCCACATCGTTGACGCCGCCCTACAACCTGTTCCCATCGGAGTAACCGGCGAATTGCTGGTCGGAGGCGACGGCATCAGCCGAGGCTATCGCAACCGCCCCCAGTTAACCGCCGAGCGATTCGTTCCGGATCCGTTCGCGGCGGATGGCGGGCGCTTGTATCGCACCGGCGATAGAGTCAGATATCGGGCTGACGGTAATATCGAATTTCTTGGCCGCTTCGACCAGCAAGTCAAGATCAGGGGCTACCGCATTGAGCTGGGTGAAATCGAAGCCTGTTTGTTGCGGCATCCGGCCGTTTCTTCAACAGCCGTCATCGTCAGGGAAGACGTACCCGGCATGAAACGCTTGGTTGCTTATTTGACAGGCGACGAATCGGCCCGACAAGAGGTAAAGATTCAACTCGGCGAAAGTTTACCGGATTACATGCAACCTTCAGCGTGGCTATGGCTGGCGGCGATGCCGTTGAATGCCAATGGAAAACTGGACCGCAATGCCCTTCCGCCACCGGAACACCAGTCACAAGATCGGGTGGAATTCATTGCGCCACGAGACGAGGCCGAGGAAGCCGTGGCCGCTATCTGGCGGGAAGTGCTGGGCGTCGAGCAGTTGGGCGTACATGACGATTTTTTCGAATTGGGCGGCCATTCGCTCGCCGGCGTGCAGGTGATGGCGAGAGTACAGGAACTGTTTGCCATTGACTTGCCGGTGAACGTGCTGTTCGAAGCCGCAACGCTGGCCAAGTTCGTCGATCGGATGGCCGCGTACCAAGACAATGACTGA
- a CDS encoding MBL fold metallo-hydrolase, which translates to MNDNTLYRLADSTAVEALVDRWVAWPHTFSPVAASLHRLNYQKKNLTSYVQNPAIHVKSSANPKLLGGPFVNVPEERIGDIALMLENMSGEHADSLRMAEDLIAFQNRLDRDAAGQSLEPYYRELPDSLRGYVELLYDYQNRPIVRCIESLFYKSRHYKKHLQSLRLFTQTHDRARAYYMSTPRLPDDDSIAWDIPFAETAVDELFKLDTHPQPLGYIRQLLGLDAADDAKLIRLLDRQPPKAAEPWLGDGVRVRYLGHAGVLIEAGGIAILVDPFIAVKPSLGGIDRYSFQDLPAHIDYVLITHVHHDHYVFETLLRLRHRIGCLVVPKSSGIFYADISMKLLARELGFHRVVEVDPLDNITFNGGEIVAVPFLGEHNDLPFAKTAYLVRAGNQKLLFAADSNCLDEQMYRNLCIEYGPIDTVFLGMECIGAPLSWVYGALLPKLPDHKHCQARRSNGSNAEGALQLLDAVGANRVYVYAIGREPWLQYFMALEPEDDDAYIREINKMLAVCHQHGFSDARRLYGCDEIFLGRDD; encoded by the coding sequence ATGAACGATAACACCTTATACCGACTTGCCGACTCGACCGCCGTAGAAGCCTTGGTCGATCGCTGGGTGGCTTGGCCGCACACGTTTTCACCGGTTGCGGCCAGCTTACACCGCTTGAATTATCAGAAAAAAAACTTGACTTCGTATGTGCAGAATCCGGCGATACACGTCAAATCCAGTGCGAACCCCAAGTTGCTGGGCGGACCTTTCGTCAATGTGCCGGAGGAGCGGATCGGTGACATTGCACTAATGCTGGAAAACATGAGCGGCGAACATGCCGATAGCCTGCGGATGGCGGAAGATTTGATCGCCTTTCAAAACCGGTTGGACCGGGACGCGGCCGGGCAGAGTTTGGAACCGTATTACCGAGAGCTACCCGATTCGCTCAGGGGCTACGTGGAACTGTTGTACGACTACCAAAATCGCCCGATTGTGCGCTGCATCGAGAGCCTGTTTTATAAAAGCCGACATTATAAAAAGCACTTGCAATCGCTACGGCTGTTTACCCAAACCCACGACAGAGCCCGTGCGTATTACATGAGTACGCCGCGTTTACCGGATGACGACAGCATAGCGTGGGACATACCCTTTGCCGAAACGGCGGTGGACGAATTGTTCAAGCTGGACACCCACCCGCAACCCCTGGGTTATATTCGCCAATTGCTGGGTTTGGATGCGGCCGATGACGCCAAGCTGATTCGCTTGCTGGACCGACAGCCGCCGAAAGCCGCAGAGCCCTGGTTAGGCGACGGTGTGCGGGTACGTTACCTGGGCCACGCAGGGGTATTGATCGAAGCCGGCGGCATTGCGATTTTGGTGGACCCCTTCATCGCCGTCAAACCTAGTCTGGGTGGAATTGACCGTTACAGCTTTCAGGACTTGCCGGCGCACATCGATTACGTACTGATTACCCACGTTCACCATGATCACTACGTGTTCGAAACCTTGCTGCGCTTGCGCCATCGAATCGGCTGTTTGGTGGTGCCGAAGAGCTCGGGGATATTTTACGCCGACATTTCAATGAAGTTGCTGGCCCGCGAGCTGGGGTTTCACCGAGTGGTCGAAGTCGATCCCTTGGATAACATTACCTTCAACGGCGGCGAAATCGTTGCAGTACCTTTCTTGGGCGAACACAACGATTTACCGTTTGCAAAAACTGCCTACTTAGTTCGAGCTGGAAACCAGAAATTATTATTCGCCGCCGATTCGAACTGTCTGGACGAACAGATGTACCGGAATCTATGCATCGAATACGGCCCCATCGACACCGTATTTTTGGGTATGGAATGCATCGGTGCCCCACTCTCCTGGGTTTACGGCGCTTTATTACCTAAGCTGCCGGATCACAAGCATTGCCAAGCGCGGCGTTCCAACGGCAGCAACGCCGAAGGGGCATTGCAATTACTGGATGCAGTCGGTGCCAATCGCGTCTACGTCTACGCCATTGGTCGCGAACCGTGGCTGCAATATTTCATGGCGCTGGAGCCGGAAGACGACGATGCCTACATTCGCGAAATCAACAAAATGTTAGCGGTTTGTCATCAGCATGGCTTTAGCGATGCCCGGCGTCTATATGGGTGCGACGAGATTTTTCTAGGGCGAGATGATTGA
- a CDS encoding non-ribosomal peptide synthetase, which yields MTALNTENNLSSKQNRSRLIARLGQNNPIDTIPKRDTEEPVPLSYSQERLWIMSRLDPDSPIYNVAGGIHFAGPLNVAALEQSLTEVVNRHQVLRSRFVAIDSLPRQQVLPEAELPLECLDLSANDDSEKTLSLDEYVQIFIRKPFRLDKRPPLRALLATLAEQRHSLILTLHHMVSDRWSVGVLMQEVAALYEAFCNGRPSSLPTLPIQYADYCVWQRKQQTQWQSQLGYWQQKLIGAPPLLELPTDRPRPPAQSYRGDEFHFELSFDLSQKLKQLAKQHNATLFMVMAAAYSTLLFRYSGNTDFCIGYPVAGRNRTQTASLIGFFVNTLVLRCQIDGNISFDKWLEHLREQALQDQNHQELAFGQLLEALSTPRNASHAPLFQVMLTMQNAPTGTLNLSGVETTAIAINSHIAQYDLALLLEETAGKIHGVFEYSADLFDSSTISRMSKHLQKLLSEIVANPLESLSRLSILTEVERKQLIMDWSGRDIDVAEKSLIHQIFADRGFQYPDKPALVCGDRTLSYRELNQLSEDRALLLNKWGVGPGSKVGVSLERSVDLIVTLLAVLKSGAAYVPLDPEYPEERLSFMLTDASIDMLVTHTDLASKFCHNGLAMILVDQGPDKIISLKFDRAPTSRSLLSADHTAYIIYTSGSTGFPKGVEVSHHSLLHSTLARSRYYHEPFGGFLLLSSFAFDSSVAGIFWTLIEGGCLCLPQRDELTNPQALARLIKRHAITHLLALPSFYTTIIESAVTGDLASLQTVIVAGEACSSEIAAKHRRLLPTVNFYNEYGPTENTVWSSVYCLDDNTTPILPIGKPIDNVRIYVLDPQLEPVPVNVAGELCIGGQGLAQGYLNRPELTAEKFIPNPFAGKGQRLYRTGDLARFRTNGELEFLGRVDHQVKIRGYRVELGEIEERLLQYPAVREVAVLAKDDAQGNKGLVAYLALQPSFETPDNTALQMHLKQTLPDYMVPAHYVWLDALPLTPNGKCDRRALSLLKEIEPSPQSCKLPGNWIEENLADIWKEILNLETISVDGNFFDLGGHSLAAIQVSSRIQQLFNIDVPLEVLFESATIESLATAIITLLEEQHGKDIIGDLLSEPG from the coding sequence ATGACAGCTTTAAATACGGAAAACAATCTATCGTCGAAACAGAATCGATCACGCCTGATAGCCCGGCTCGGTCAAAATAATCCTATAGATACAATTCCTAAACGCGATACCGAAGAACCGGTTCCGCTGTCATATTCGCAGGAACGGCTGTGGATCATGTCTCGGCTGGATCCCGACAGCCCGATCTATAATGTCGCTGGAGGCATACATTTCGCCGGTCCATTGAACGTCGCAGCCTTGGAACAGTCATTGACTGAGGTCGTTAATCGTCATCAAGTCCTTCGTAGCCGTTTTGTCGCTATCGATTCGCTGCCTAGGCAACAGGTATTGCCTGAAGCTGAGTTACCGTTGGAGTGCTTGGACTTGTCCGCAAATGACGATAGTGAAAAAACACTGTCTCTTGACGAATATGTGCAGATTTTTATCCGCAAGCCGTTTCGTTTAGATAAAAGACCTCCGCTACGCGCATTGTTGGCAACCTTAGCGGAGCAACGGCATAGCCTAATACTCACCTTGCATCATATGGTCTCAGACCGTTGGTCGGTTGGTGTGTTGATGCAGGAAGTTGCTGCCCTATATGAAGCATTTTGTAATGGTCGGCCATCGTCATTGCCAACATTACCTATTCAATATGCCGACTATTGCGTCTGGCAGCGCAAACAACAAACACAGTGGCAAAGTCAGCTCGGCTATTGGCAACAAAAGCTGATTGGGGCGCCGCCGTTGTTGGAGCTACCAACTGATCGGCCCAGACCGCCAGCACAAAGTTATCGCGGTGATGAGTTTCACTTCGAACTGTCTTTTGACTTGAGCCAAAAGCTGAAGCAATTAGCTAAGCAGCACAATGCTACTTTATTCATGGTAATGGCGGCAGCCTATTCGACTTTGCTATTTCGGTATTCCGGCAACACTGATTTTTGTATCGGTTATCCGGTAGCGGGACGTAATCGTACTCAAACTGCCAGTCTGATTGGTTTTTTCGTTAACACCCTTGTTTTGCGTTGTCAGATCGATGGCAATATCAGTTTCGATAAATGGCTGGAACATCTGCGCGAACAAGCCTTACAAGACCAAAATCATCAGGAACTCGCCTTTGGTCAACTATTGGAAGCCTTGAGTACACCGCGTAATGCGAGTCATGCACCGTTGTTTCAAGTCATGTTGACCATGCAAAACGCACCCACGGGAACGTTGAATCTATCTGGGGTCGAGACAACCGCAATTGCGATCAATTCACATATTGCTCAGTACGATTTAGCGCTGCTACTTGAAGAAACTGCCGGCAAAATTCACGGAGTTTTTGAATACAGTGCCGATTTATTCGATTCGTCGACCATTTCGAGAATGTCCAAACACTTGCAGAAATTGCTCTCGGAAATTGTCGCTAATCCTTTGGAATCATTGAGTCGGTTATCGATTTTGACCGAAGTCGAACGAAAACAATTGATTATGGATTGGAGTGGCAGGGATATTGATGTTGCCGAAAAATCATTAATTCATCAGATATTTGCCGATCGAGGATTCCAATATCCGGATAAACCGGCACTGGTTTGCGGTGATCGAACGTTAAGTTATCGCGAATTGAATCAGCTGTCGGAAGATCGGGCTTTACTGTTAAACAAGTGGGGAGTCGGGCCGGGTAGCAAGGTTGGTGTCAGCTTGGAGCGATCCGTTGATTTAATCGTTACGTTGCTTGCGGTGCTGAAAAGTGGTGCGGCGTATGTGCCACTCGATCCTGAATATCCAGAAGAGCGGCTCTCATTTATGTTGACCGATGCCAGCATCGATATGCTGGTAACGCACACGGACTTGGCCAGTAAATTTTGTCACAACGGTTTAGCCATGATATTGGTGGATCAAGGACCTGACAAAATTATCTCGTTAAAATTTGACCGCGCCCCAACCAGTCGTTCCTTACTGAGTGCAGATCATACAGCCTATATCATCTATACCTCCGGCTCTACTGGTTTTCCCAAGGGTGTCGAGGTTAGCCACCATAGTTTGCTGCATTCGACCCTTGCCAGAAGTCGTTATTACCATGAACCGTTTGGCGGGTTTCTATTGTTGTCATCGTTTGCCTTTGATAGTTCAGTGGCAGGCATATTCTGGACTTTGATAGAAGGTGGATGCTTATGCTTACCTCAACGAGATGAGTTGACTAATCCACAAGCATTGGCCAGATTGATTAAGCGTCATGCCATCACCCATTTATTGGCGTTACCCTCGTTTTACACAACGATTATTGAGTCCGCGGTCACCGGGGACTTGGCTTCTTTACAGACTGTTATCGTTGCCGGCGAGGCCTGTTCTAGTGAGATTGCCGCAAAACATCGTCGACTGCTACCAACGGTCAATTTTTATAACGAATATGGGCCTACCGAAAACACTGTTTGGAGCAGTGTCTATTGCTTAGATGACAATACAACACCCATTTTGCCGATAGGGAAGCCTATCGATAATGTGCGAATTTATGTTTTGGATCCTCAATTGGAGCCAGTGCCAGTTAATGTGGCCGGCGAACTGTGTATCGGTGGCCAGGGGCTTGCTCAAGGTTATCTCAATCGGCCTGAACTGACGGCGGAAAAATTCATACCCAATCCGTTTGCCGGCAAAGGACAACGACTTTACCGCACCGGGGATTTGGCGCGCTTTCGGACAAATGGCGAACTCGAGTTTTTGGGCCGCGTTGACCATCAAGTGAAGATACGCGGTTATCGAGTCGAGTTGGGTGAAATAGAAGAACGATTATTACAGTATCCGGCCGTCAGAGAAGTTGCCGTGTTAGCAAAGGATGATGCTCAAGGTAACAAAGGACTGGTTGCCTATTTGGCGTTACAGCCATCCTTTGAAACGCCTGACAATACCGCTTTACAAATGCATCTCAAACAAACGTTACCGGATTACATGGTGCCAGCTCACTATGTCTGGCTGGACGCTTTACCGCTGACGCCGAATGGTAAGTGCGATAGGCGAGCCTTATCGTTATTGAAAGAAATCGAGCCCTCACCTCAATCCTGCAAATTACCTGGCAACTGGATTGAAGAAAATCTAGCCGATATCTGGAAAGAGATATTGAACTTAGAAACAATCAGTGTCGACGGTAACTTTTTCGATCTTGGCGGGCATTCTCTGGCTGCAATTCAGGTGAGCTCACGCATTCAACAGTTATTCAATATCGATGTTCCGTTGGAAGTGTTATTTGAGTCGGCAACCATCGAATCGCTGGCGACAGCAATCATCACACTGCTGGAAGAACAACACGGTAAAGACATTATTGGTGATTTATTGAGCGAACCCGGTTAG